A window from uncultured Desulfobacter sp. encodes these proteins:
- a CDS encoding tetratricopeptide repeat protein, whose translation MQKSVKEKKQENQTPSVNALNLCKKARALIRARKPELAEPLLLSALDVSPENPYVLVALGDAKRMQKKFRTAAEYYQMCLEADPLNPFAMSGLGDAYRGTNDLNSAIEIWTEALDVYPENYLVMTRLADALTKKGDFAGARQIYEKSIDLNPDDPFALSGLGNLYVRLRAFDLAGPLLEKLVVKQPRNPRAIGALANFYRRQDDFFNAKTLFEQILEIDPRNVYAMDGLADCARGNKEYEKAKQLWEKAMASGMNPAIAQTRIADACLQMQQYDLARIFYDQVLSVSEDKFALLGRLRLIETEPGETRSKISEAADILSRLFALDPSDERTINEFKIFRARYPEIDDYIQP comes from the coding sequence ATGCAGAAAAGTGTTAAAGAAAAAAAACAAGAAAATCAGACCCCTTCAGTCAATGCATTAAATCTATGCAAAAAGGCCCGTGCCCTCATTCGTGCCAGAAAGCCCGAACTGGCTGAACCGCTGTTGCTGTCCGCTCTGGACGTATCACCGGAAAATCCTTATGTACTGGTTGCCTTAGGTGATGCCAAACGTATGCAAAAAAAATTCAGAACTGCAGCAGAGTATTATCAAATGTGCCTTGAGGCTGATCCGCTAAATCCCTTTGCCATGTCCGGTCTTGGCGATGCATACCGGGGAACCAACGACCTGAACAGCGCCATAGAGATCTGGACCGAGGCCCTTGATGTGTATCCCGAAAACTATCTGGTGATGACCCGGTTGGCTGATGCGTTAACCAAAAAAGGAGACTTTGCCGGCGCCAGACAGATATATGAAAAATCAATTGATCTGAATCCCGATGACCCCTTTGCCCTCTCTGGGCTTGGCAATCTCTATGTCCGCCTCAGGGCATTTGACCTTGCCGGCCCCCTTCTTGAAAAACTTGTGGTAAAACAGCCCCGAAATCCAAGAGCCATTGGCGCGTTGGCTAATTTTTACCGTAGACAAGATGATTTTTTTAACGCAAAGACACTGTTTGAACAGATTCTGGAAATTGATCCCCGAAATGTCTATGCAATGGACGGACTGGCCGATTGTGCCCGGGGAAATAAGGAATACGAAAAAGCGAAACAGCTATGGGAAAAAGCCATGGCATCCGGAATGAATCCAGCCATTGCCCAAACACGAATTGCCGACGCCTGTCTGCAGATGCAACAGTACGATCTGGCAAGGATTTTTTATGATCAGGTACTGTCTGTGTCCGAAGATAAATTTGCGCTGCTCGGTCGACTGCGTCTCATCGAAACGGAACCGGGGGAGACCCGCAGTAAAATATCTGAAGCGGCAGATATTTTAAGCCGATTGTTTGCCCTTGATCCGTCAGATGAACGGACAATAAATGAATTTAAGATCTTCAGGGCACGGTACCCGGAAATTGATGATTACATCCAGCCCTGA
- a CDS encoding geranylgeranyl reductase family protein, protein MYDVIIIGVGPAGTTAGYLLGKSGFSVLLLDRKNFPRKKACAGGITPKAMNLFPFDISGLVRRTCREVRIIRPGRASFVVKAADPLCYITKRMDLDAYSLEKAVQAGCRFEKIDKIIRLDQDAYGVSLTLACDGKIDVVRAGYLIGADGANSKTRRLLGRHGLGVIKLPALEADVPVKNASVYPMTFDFSREIKGYYWIFPRKNHVNIGIFSACPQGTMNQTLLKNYANEHFNSEILTDIKGYPIATSSGAPHLGKNRVLLTGDAAGLSEPLLGEGIYSAVKSGTLSARAIEYASDRKSSGPSGALDWYRQALRGMNLDLWLYRRCASVLYKYPNGSLALGSCSILHHFFSRGYSKGKTLHEMLTPF, encoded by the coding sequence ATGTATGATGTCATTATTATTGGTGTAGGACCTGCCGGAACAACTGCCGGGTACCTTTTAGGAAAATCCGGTTTCTCGGTCCTTTTACTTGATAGAAAAAATTTCCCCAGGAAAAAAGCATGCGCAGGCGGAATTACGCCCAAGGCCATGAATCTTTTTCCCTTTGATATTTCAGGACTCGTTCGCCGTACCTGCCGGGAAGTAAGAATTATCAGGCCCGGCAGGGCCTCTTTTGTTGTGAAGGCCGCTGACCCATTGTGCTATATTACCAAACGAATGGATCTGGACGCCTATTCTCTGGAAAAAGCTGTACAGGCCGGGTGCCGGTTTGAAAAAATAGATAAAATCATCCGCCTTGATCAAGACGCGTATGGTGTGAGTTTAACCCTGGCGTGCGATGGTAAAATAGATGTGGTCAGGGCCGGATATTTGATTGGCGCTGATGGTGCCAATTCAAAGACCAGGCGGCTCCTTGGACGTCATGGGTTAGGTGTCATTAAACTGCCTGCCCTGGAAGCGGATGTGCCTGTGAAAAATGCAAGCGTTTATCCAATGACATTTGACTTCTCCAGGGAAATAAAAGGGTATTACTGGATTTTTCCCCGTAAAAACCACGTGAATATAGGCATTTTCAGTGCCTGCCCCCAAGGCACCATGAATCAGACGTTATTAAAAAATTATGCGAATGAACACTTTAATTCCGAAATCTTGACCGATATAAAAGGATATCCCATTGCCACAAGTTCTGGCGCACCCCATCTGGGAAAAAATCGTGTGCTTCTGACAGGAGATGCGGCCGGTCTGTCAGAACCTTTGTTGGGGGAGGGGATCTACTCTGCAGTAAAATCCGGAACCCTTTCAGCCAGGGCCATTGAATATGCGTCTGACCGTAAATCGTCAGGACCGTCAGGTGCCCTTGACTGGTACAGGCAGGCGCTTAGGGGGATGAACCTGGATTTGTGGCTTTATCGCAGATGTGCATCTGTTTTATATAAATACCCAAACGGGTCTCTTGCTTTGGGGTCATGCAGCATTTTACATCATTTTTTTTCCAGGGGATATTCCAAGGGCAAAACCCTGCATGAAATGCTAACGCCCTTTTAA
- a CDS encoding HDOD domain-containing protein: protein MTDKLNLPSQSDIQAVLTLDRDTLPSFPQVAAKLLDVSKDDSASLEDVAKIVETDPGISIRVLELVNSAFYGLTRKVTTLSDAVVILGLDEIKKLALGMAIFEKIFKNGHTKEFNRLMFWRHSLAVAVLSMKIAKNIEYPNPEEAYTAGLLHDVGKIFFDLQGHRNYGEFIRNLSESTDLVIEKERSQLGLGHDDIGAFFCTRWQLPENLVLAVKYHHQSFENHGLTQDEKQLIAIVSMADFLCWTQGMGSFDFIRPPILPPEVETCINPEKVNIINCILEMNKEIEEISAFYQFVFPTVDQLKENLLWANLKLSRANTKYYYQGDPTNRTPDTAISGSDALPADIGFEMGKSLSKAKTVKEVLDIVLYQVGCIFQPCHWSILLKDTKTGDLVFSVVVGTNRKRLQGVRLPKGEGIAGYVMKTGKPLVVDDVTTDERFSSRVDKYTQFNTISIIAAPLKADNKIFGVIELINRINEEAFSEQDLDLLSTIAEYAGIAIERSYYHQALTNLATRDSLTGLRNRYSFERIVTGTDDFQARFGRVFSMLILVIDGLSRQYETLGPEICDKIVKYLAAILNKTKRREDLIFRYADNSFIALLPLTYSDGAQKAQERIKKVLTNVPEDHKQIFSSITIQPHTMAGEDAGQLKTLVAQALSKTRQPDQEGEVADMPENIQGLVEQEIARKDAQDAEKNGSEQIQKENIENFGKSVFLQGQFKRLKTGEFGKIRVEQVSLSAIGFRISKSHRIHVNDFLDIEFNLDDIKRSLIKRRAVVRQIQGNYIYGEFYNPPPYAKNLGFYIFS, encoded by the coding sequence ATGACTGATAAGCTAAACCTTCCATCCCAATCGGATATCCAGGCTGTCCTGACCCTTGACCGGGATACCCTGCCGAGTTTTCCCCAGGTGGCGGCCAAACTGCTTGACGTGTCAAAAGATGATTCGGCATCCCTGGAAGACGTTGCAAAAATCGTAGAGACGGATCCCGGTATTTCCATCCGGGTGCTGGAACTTGTCAATTCGGCTTTTTACGGGTTAACTAGAAAAGTAACCACCCTATCAGACGCCGTCGTCATCCTCGGCCTGGATGAAATCAAAAAGCTGGCTTTGGGCATGGCCATTTTTGAAAAAATATTCAAAAATGGCCACACAAAAGAATTTAACCGATTAATGTTCTGGCGCCATAGTCTCGCGGTGGCGGTGCTGAGCATGAAAATAGCCAAAAACATTGAATACCCCAACCCGGAAGAAGCCTATACGGCCGGTTTGCTTCACGATGTAGGAAAAATTTTTTTCGATCTGCAAGGCCATCGTAATTATGGAGAGTTTATCAGAAATCTCTCTGAATCCACGGATCTTGTTATTGAAAAGGAACGCTCCCAGCTGGGCCTGGGGCATGATGATATTGGCGCTTTTTTCTGCACCCGGTGGCAGCTGCCTGAAAATCTGGTGCTGGCCGTAAAATACCACCACCAGTCTTTTGAAAATCACGGATTGACCCAGGATGAAAAACAATTGATCGCTATTGTCAGTATGGCAGATTTTCTGTGCTGGACCCAGGGAATGGGATCATTTGATTTCATCCGACCGCCCATCCTCCCCCCGGAGGTGGAAACCTGCATTAACCCGGAAAAAGTGAATATTATCAATTGCATTCTTGAAATGAACAAAGAGATCGAAGAGATCTCCGCTTTTTACCAGTTTGTATTCCCAACCGTAGATCAGCTCAAGGAAAACCTGCTGTGGGCAAATCTCAAGCTGTCCCGGGCCAATACAAAATACTATTACCAGGGAGATCCCACAAACCGAACACCGGATACAGCCATAAGCGGTAGTGATGCTTTGCCTGCGGACATTGGCTTTGAAATGGGCAAATCCTTGTCCAAAGCGAAAACCGTCAAAGAAGTGCTTGATATTGTTTTGTATCAGGTGGGCTGTATTTTTCAACCCTGCCACTGGTCTATCCTGCTCAAGGATACCAAAACCGGGGATCTTGTTTTTTCCGTGGTGGTGGGCACCAACCGCAAGCGCCTGCAGGGAGTAAGACTGCCCAAAGGAGAGGGTATTGCAGGGTATGTCATGAAAACCGGCAAACCGTTGGTGGTGGATGATGTAACAACCGACGAAAGATTCAGCAGCCGGGTGGATAAATACACGCAGTTCAATACCATCTCTATTATTGCCGCACCATTGAAAGCCGACAACAAAATTTTCGGTGTCATTGAATTGATCAACCGGATTAATGAAGAGGCATTCAGTGAACAAGACCTTGATCTGCTATCCACCATTGCCGAATATGCAGGTATTGCCATTGAACGGTCGTATTACCACCAGGCATTGACAAATCTGGCAACCCGGGACAGTTTGACAGGACTTAGAAATCGATACAGTTTTGAACGTATCGTTACCGGGACCGATGATTTCCAGGCCCGGTTCGGTCGGGTATTTTCCATGCTGATTCTTGTGATTGACGGCCTTTCACGACAGTATGAAACCCTGGGTCCAGAAATATGTGACAAAATAGTTAAATATCTTGCCGCCATTTTGAACAAAACCAAACGCCGGGAAGATTTGATTTTCAGGTATGCAGACAACAGTTTTATTGCGCTTTTGCCTTTGACCTATTCCGATGGCGCCCAAAAGGCCCAGGAAAGAATAAAAAAAGTGTTGACCAACGTCCCTGAGGACCACAAACAAATTTTTTCGTCGATTACCATCCAACCCCACACCATGGCAGGTGAAGATGCTGGGCAGCTTAAAACGCTAGTGGCTCAGGCCCTTTCCAAGACGAGGCAGCCGGACCAGGAAGGTGAGGTTGCGGACATGCCGGAAAACATCCAGGGGCTGGTGGAACAGGAAATCGCCAGAAAAGACGCCCAGGACGCAGAAAAAAACGGTTCGGAACAAATCCAAAAAGAAAATATTGAAAATTTTGGGAAATCGGTATTTCTGCAGGGACAGTTCAAACGACTTAAAACCGGAGAATTTGGAAAAATCCGTGTGGAACAGGTATCGTTATCCGCCATTGGGTTTCGAATATCCAAATCCCACCGCATCCATGTCAATGATTTTCTGGACATTGAATTTAACCTGGATGATATCAAACGGTCTTTGATTAAACGCAGGGCAGTGGTCAGACAGATCCAGGGAAACTATATTTACGGCGAATTCTACAACCCGCCTCCCTATGCAAAAAACCTCGGCTTTTACATCTTTAGTTAA